The Methanothrix soehngenii GP6 genome has a window encoding:
- a CDS encoding ABC transporter permease — MHIDLGHEIRHDRMALLGILVLAAILLMAIFAPLLSPYSPTEYTGRIFSSPSNDHLLGTDSMGQDIWTRLLFGARTSLLVAASVALLASSLSVLIGASSALVGGLYERFWMRIVDVMISLPTIIVMILIAAYFRPNLPLLILLISAFSWPGGARIVRSQVLTLKERMHIYAARTFGADQRHILKNHIVPDISPIIASMMIQDARRAVFMEAGLAFLGVSDPLIISWGKMMHQALAFTYLDVWKWWLLPTGIFLSLTLVSLSFLGVSLEAAMDPRLCRHEHEHGHEHVHENWNDDVNEREYGNEREENENGEVGSLEAGGC; from the coding sequence ATGCACATTGACCTCGGCCATGAAATCAGGCACGATAGGATGGCGCTCCTGGGCATCCTGGTGCTGGCAGCGATCTTGCTTATGGCCATATTCGCGCCCCTTCTCTCCCCCTATTCACCCACCGAGTACACCGGCAGGATATTCAGTTCCCCCTCGAATGATCATCTTCTGGGCACAGACTCCATGGGCCAGGACATCTGGACCAGATTGCTCTTCGGGGCGAGAACCTCCCTCTTGGTGGCAGCATCTGTGGCCCTGCTTGCCTCTTCCCTTAGCGTCTTGATCGGAGCCTCCTCCGCGCTGGTGGGCGGGCTCTATGAGCGCTTCTGGATGAGAATAGTGGATGTGATGATCTCCCTTCCCACAATCATTGTGATGATTCTGATTGCGGCCTACTTCAGGCCAAACCTGCCACTATTGATCTTGCTGATATCTGCCTTCTCCTGGCCAGGAGGAGCGAGAATCGTGCGCTCCCAGGTCCTCACCCTGAAGGAGCGGATGCATATCTATGCCGCAAGGACCTTTGGAGCGGACCAGAGGCATATACTCAAGAACCATATAGTGCCCGATATCTCTCCCATCATCGCCTCCATGATGATCCAGGATGCCAGGAGGGCGGTATTCATGGAGGCGGGGCTGGCATTTCTTGGAGTCTCAGATCCGCTGATCATCAGCTGGGGGAAGATGATGCACCAGGCATTGGCCTTCACCTATCTTGATGTATGGAAGTGGTGGCTGCTTCCCACTGGCATCTTTCTGTCGCTCACCCTGGTGAGCCTGAGCTTTTTGGGAGTGAGCCTGGAGGCAGCCATGGACCCCAGGCTGTGCAGACATGAGCACGAGCACGGACACGAGCATGTGCATGAAAACTGGAATGATGATGTGAACGAGCGCGAATATGGGAATGAAAGAGAAGAGAATGAGAATGGGGAGGTTGGCTCTTTGGAGGCTGGCGGATGCTGA
- a CDS encoding ABC transporter permease, whose product MSNEGRKRGGALSYIIALLAIFALNFILPRMMPGNPLQAIYGDEALVAMTPQMEVHLTELFALDKSWSEQMVAYVLALLQGNLGFSYYYKDEVSSVIMGALPWTLLLVGLSLLIATVVGVMLGIESGYRRGERIDRGLLAGLMLLGGLPDFFLGIVLLLIFGVSLNLFPLSGALTPYSGLEGFPLVADIARHLALPLAALVLVDLGGIYLLTRNTVVTILKEGFMLTARAKGCSEFCLRYSHAGRNALLPVTTATGLRIPQLITGALFIEIIFSYPGLGLMLRTALDARDYPLIQGILLLVTVTVLFANLFVDQIYKRLDPRTRYAH is encoded by the coding sequence ATGTCAAATGAGGGAAGAAAGAGGGGAGGGGCTCTAAGCTACATTATAGCTCTGCTGGCCATATTCGCCCTCAACTTCATCCTGCCCCGTATGATGCCCGGCAACCCTTTGCAGGCCATATATGGAGACGAAGCCCTGGTAGCCATGACTCCTCAGATGGAGGTCCACCTAACCGAGCTCTTCGCCCTGGACAAATCCTGGTCGGAGCAGATGGTCGCCTATGTCCTCGCTCTCCTGCAGGGCAACCTCGGCTTCTCTTACTACTATAAGGATGAGGTCTCCTCAGTCATCATGGGTGCTCTTCCCTGGACTCTGCTCCTCGTAGGCCTGTCCTTGCTGATAGCCACCGTGGTGGGCGTGATGCTGGGAATCGAGTCCGGATACCGCCGGGGTGAGAGAATAGACAGGGGACTGTTAGCCGGGCTCATGCTCCTGGGCGGCCTTCCCGACTTCTTTTTAGGAATTGTCCTCCTGCTCATATTCGGGGTTAGCCTGAACCTTTTTCCCCTGTCCGGCGCTCTCACCCCCTACTCCGGCCTGGAAGGCTTCCCTTTGGTCGCAGATATCGCAAGGCATCTCGCCCTGCCCCTGGCCGCTCTGGTTTTAGTGGATCTGGGCGGCATCTATCTTCTCACCAGAAACACCGTTGTCACCATATTAAAGGAGGGATTCATGCTCACCGCCCGGGCCAAGGGCTGCTCTGAATTCTGCCTGCGCTATTCACATGCAGGAAGAAACGCCCTCTTGCCCGTGACCACCGCTACCGGCCTGCGCATTCCTCAGCTGATCACAGGCGCGCTGTTCATCGAGATAATCTTCTCTTATCCCGGCCTCGGACTGATGCTCCGAACCGCTTTGGATGCGCGAGACTATCCCCTGATCCAGGGAATACTCCTCTTGGTGACGGTCACCGTTCTTTTCGCCAATCTGTTTGTCGACCAAATCTACAAGAGGCTTGACCCGAGGACCAGATATGCACATTGA
- the tsaA gene encoding tRNA (N6-threonylcarbamoyladenosine(37)-N6)-methyltransferase TrmO has protein sequence MAEEISPMLLFPMGVIHTPYKRRGDIPRQGRLSEEICQIEVFPEYEEGLKDIEQCTHLFILFWLHLGDRKRLLATPPTSKGEHGVFATRSPNRPNPIAIDIVQLLKVEGNRLTVKGMDALDGSVLLDIKPYSAEMDSFPDVRIGWQNDKGKS, from the coding sequence ATGGCTGAAGAAATAAGTCCCATGCTGCTCTTTCCGATGGGAGTGATTCACACCCCGTATAAGAGACGAGGGGATATCCCCCGTCAGGGCAGGCTCTCAGAGGAGATATGCCAGATCGAGGTCTTTCCCGAATATGAGGAGGGCTTGAAGGATATAGAGCAATGCACCCACCTGTTCATCCTGTTCTGGCTGCATCTGGGGGACAGAAAGAGGCTGCTTGCCACCCCGCCCACCAGCAAGGGAGAGCATGGGGTATTTGCCACCCGTTCTCCCAACAGGCCAAACCCAATTGCTATTGATATCGTCCAGCTGCTGAAGGTCGAGGGAAACCGGCTCACGGTAAAGGGAATGGATGCCCTTGATGGCTCAGTCCTTCTGGACATCAAGCCTTATTCCGCAGAGATGGATTCGTTCCCTGATGTCAGGATAGGCTGGCAGAACGATAAGGGCAAGAGTTGA
- a CDS encoding ABC transporter substrate-binding protein yields MAIGPLCSREHSGLVLAAMALTLLMLVTAQGSDDETVETLTIADSTGDWGYPSPYGHYSRGPGYIRMSLIFDTLIWKDENGFVPALAESWEYLADEKAYVFHLRDKVTWNDKEPFSAQDVAFTIDYIQDHPYQWVDSSTIESAEVLDDRTVKITLTEEYAPFLDQVAGTLPILPEHIYDGVSDPASFMDSEALTGTGPFMLKSYDKAQGSYLYEANEDYYQGAPRTKQIKFIKVSQEMASASLEKGDVDAAAVPGETVDSLKDDGFAVIKGNHDWVAKIMVNHNKEPFSDIKFRQALYYAIDRDDLVKTGLRGYGLEGSAGLYASDNDWHNPSQEEYAHDPARTGKLLEELGYAMDGEGEYYSIDGYPDGIELLATADTERQAELIKKHLEDAGIKINLRSVDSKTLDSLVGEWKYDLALSGHGGLGGDPAILNKVVSDMVSFNSARYDKNSDLNEALKGQLAEMDPAKRKDLVDSAQELIAEDIPALPLYYTDSYWASNDLVSFYFTYGGVGSGVPIALNKMAFV; encoded by the coding sequence ATGGCAATCGGGCCTCTTTGCAGCAGGGAGCATTCCGGCCTTGTATTGGCTGCTATGGCCCTGACGCTGCTAATGCTTGTCACCGCTCAGGGGTCGGATGATGAGACGGTCGAGACCCTCACCATAGCCGACTCCACTGGAGACTGGGGCTACCCATCGCCCTACGGCCATTACTCCCGCGGTCCGGGCTACATCCGCATGAGCCTGATATTCGATACTCTCATCTGGAAAGACGAGAACGGATTTGTCCCCGCTCTGGCAGAGAGCTGGGAGTACCTGGCAGATGAGAAGGCCTATGTATTTCATCTTCGCGATAAAGTGACCTGGAACGACAAAGAGCCATTCAGCGCCCAGGATGTGGCCTTTACAATCGATTATATCCAAGATCATCCCTATCAGTGGGTCGATTCGAGCACCATAGAGTCAGCAGAGGTCTTAGACGACCGGACGGTCAAGATCACTCTGACCGAGGAGTATGCCCCCTTCCTGGATCAGGTGGCAGGGACTCTGCCCATCCTTCCCGAGCATATCTATGATGGGGTAAGCGATCCGGCCAGCTTCATGGATTCGGAAGCCCTGACTGGAACCGGTCCATTCATGCTGAAGAGCTATGATAAGGCTCAGGGCAGCTATCTCTATGAGGCAAATGAGGACTACTACCAGGGTGCTCCCAGAACCAAGCAGATAAAGTTCATCAAAGTGAGCCAGGAGATGGCATCAGCAAGCCTGGAAAAGGGAGATGTCGATGCGGCTGCAGTTCCCGGAGAGACGGTAGACAGCCTCAAGGATGATGGCTTTGCCGTAATAAAAGGCAATCATGACTGGGTGGCCAAGATCATGGTCAACCACAATAAAGAGCCATTCTCCGATATCAAATTCAGGCAGGCCCTTTACTATGCAATAGACCGGGATGACCTGGTGAAGACAGGCCTGAGAGGCTATGGCCTGGAGGGAAGCGCGGGACTTTATGCCTCCGACAACGATTGGCATAACCCGAGCCAAGAAGAGTATGCTCATGATCCCGCCAGGACAGGAAAGCTGCTGGAGGAGCTGGGTTACGCAATGGACGGAGAAGGAGAGTATTATTCTATCGATGGCTATCCTGATGGAATAGAGCTCCTGGCTACAGCGGATACCGAGCGCCAGGCTGAGCTGATCAAAAAGCATCTCGAGGATGCCGGCATCAAGATCAATCTGCGTAGCGTTGACTCCAAAACCCTGGACAGCCTGGTCGGAGAGTGGAAATACGATCTCGCTCTCAGCGGCCATGGTGGCCTTGGTGGCGATCCGGCGATCTTGAATAAGGTAGTCTCGGATATGGTCAGCTTCAACAGCGCCCGTTACGACAAGAATTCGGATCTCAATGAAGCTCTGAAAGGTCAGCTGGCTGAGATGGATCCCGCCAAGAGAAAGGATCTGGTCGATTCTGCCCAGGAACTGATAGCCGAGGATATTCCCGCCCTGCCCCTGTACTACACCGATAGCTATTGGGCATCGAATGATCTGGTCTCCTTCTACTTCACCTATGGAGGTGTTGGAAGCGGTGTTCCCATCGCTCTGAATAAGATGGCATTCGTCTAG
- a CDS encoding heterodisulfide reductase, which yields MAFYTLGLTFELVILLTVIVLAVWIYGIYFNFKKWGLGSTGYHDPLRRSFWLFLATWIHEAFKDGIWVFLRTVVLDVLLLRRTLARSPVRWVMHMSMFYGFLALAALSGLGLMLDIVEHFNLAGFAHEAEMVKGMMALPFDVFGYLLLFGSTIAISRRILIKFVRDNTSAYDALLIGAVFLITVTGFYAEWMRGNSFLVGNMFEYPIYAPHFALIHTLLALGLFALILPWSKYIHVIATPMTLIANRGGE from the coding sequence ATGGCATTCTACACGTTGGGCCTCACCTTTGAACTTGTGATACTCCTGACAGTTATTGTACTTGCTGTTTGGATATATGGTATATATTTTAACTTTAAGAAATGGGGCCTCGGATCCACCGGCTACCACGACCCGTTGCGCAGAAGCTTCTGGTTATTCCTTGCCACCTGGATTCATGAGGCATTTAAGGACGGCATTTGGGTATTTTTGAGGACAGTGGTGCTTGATGTTCTTCTTCTCAGGAGGACTCTTGCCAGGAGCCCGGTACGATGGGTAATGCATATGTCCATGTTTTATGGATTCCTGGCACTGGCGGCACTCTCCGGCCTTGGACTCATGCTCGATATCGTGGAGCACTTCAATTTAGCCGGATTTGCTCATGAGGCTGAGATGGTCAAAGGCATGATGGCGCTGCCCTTCGATGTATTTGGATATCTTCTGCTATTCGGCTCCACCATTGCCATATCCAGAAGGATCCTGATCAAGTTCGTGCGAGACAACACCAGCGCATACGATGCCCTCTTGATCGGAGCAGTCTTCTTGATCACCGTAACTGGATTTTACGCTGAATGGATGCGCGGCAACTCTTTCCTGGTAGGGAACATGTTTGAGTATCCCATCTACGCGCCCCACTTCGCTCTGATTCATACCTTGCTCGCCCTTGGTCTGTTCGCCTTAATTCTGCCCTGGAGCAAGTACATCCACGTGATTGCCACGCCGATGACCCTGATAGCCAATCGAGGAGGAGAGTAA